The sequence ACCGCGTGCACCCCGGCGAACGGGTCGCCCTCGTCCGCGAAGGTGTACGCCCCGCCCTCCAGGCGCCGGATCAGCCCGTCCGTCCACGCGGCGCCCGCGTCCGCCGAGTGCACCCAGAGGTTCATCAGCTCGCCGATGTGCCCGAACTGCCCGGGACCGTCCTGCGGCGCGTAGTACTCGGTGACGGTCCTCCGCCACTCCCTGATGGCCCGCGCCCGCTCGCGCAGCAGCTCCAGCGCCTCGGCGCGCTCCAGGTCGACGAGGAAGCCGAGCGCCGCCGCGAGCACGTCCGGCTTCTGGTCGTACGCGGTCAACGACGCGCGCAGCAGCCGGAAGTACTCTTCCGTGCCCGTGGCCGTCATCTCGTACTCGGTCCTCGGCGGGCCACCGGCCGTGGAGGGAGCGATCTCGTGCGCGTGCAACAGCCCCTGCCTGCCCAGTTGCTTCAGCGCGTGATAAATCGACCCGGGCTTGGCGCTGGACCACTCGTGGGCACCCCAGTACTCCAGGTCGTTGCGCACCTGGTACCCGTGGGCCCGCCCGTGTCGCCGCACGGCTCCCAGCACGAGAAGACGGATGGCTGACATGCGCTCCAGGTTAAGGGCACGCGCGCAGGGGGTGCGGGGGTCGCGTCGGAGGGTCCGGGGGACGGCGTGCTCACGGCCGCGGAAGCGTCTTGATCAGGGGCCCGCGAGGGCGGTTCAGGGCAGGTACGGGCGCGGGAGGCGCCGCGCGCCGCGACGGCTCGCGACATTCGTCCTGCCGGTCGCGCGCTGTCCGGGCACCGTCGCGAGGTGCGCGCAGGCGCCGCCTCCCGAGGCGCGGCGTACGGCGCCCGGTACGGTCGCGGCGAGACGCAGCCGACGGGCGAGCCCGCTGAGGTGCAGGACGCGACGGGCGACGGGGTAGGGCGCGGCGACGCACAGCACGGTGCCCCGCTCCCCCGTACGGGTGCGGGCGCGCAGCAGGAGGCGCAGGGCGTCCGGGGTGACGATCCGCGACCGGACGTGCACCACGACGAGGCGCGCCGCCGCGCGGTCGAGCGCCGTGAACAGCGCGGTCTCGGCCTCCTCCTCGTTGTCGAGGTCGACGAGACCGTCGAACGGTACGACGAGCACCGCGTCGGTGGTGGGGGCGGTGTCAGCGGGCATGGTGGTGTTCCTCATGGAACTCCTCCGTGAACGGGTGTTCCTGTGCGGCCGCTGCCTGACCTCACGTCCGAGTGTGCCCCCGCGCGCTCGGGACATGCAAAGGAAACGGTGACGGATTCCGGGCCGGGCGGGGTACGGACCGGCGCGGTGCCGCGTGTCGACCGGGTCGGCCGGGGTACCCAGGCGCGTACGGCTTTCCGTTCCGGGCTTCCTTGCCCGTCCCACTACTGCTCCAGGAGGCATTCATGCGCGCGCTCGGCCTCGTCTGCACTCTCAACCCCTCCCCGAAGCGCTCCAGCAGTCACCTGCTCGCCGAGCAGGTGATGGCGGAGCTGGACCGGCTCGGCGTGGAGACCGAGGTGGTGCGGGTCGCCGATCACGACGTGCGGCCCGGGGTGGGCCTGGACATGGGTGAGGGGGACGCCTGGCCGACGCTGCGCGAGAAGGTGCTCGGCGCGGACATCCTGCTGCTCGCGACGCCGATCTGGCTCGGGCACCCCTCCAGCCTGTGCCAGCGGGTCCTGGAGCGCCTGGACGCCGAACTCTCGGAGAGCGACGAGGAGGGGCGGCTGCTCACCTACGGGAAGGTGGGGCTCGTCGCCGTCGTCGGCAACGAGGACGGGGCCCACAAGGTGAGCGCGGACCTGTTCCAGGCGCTCGACGACGTGGGCTTCTCGCTGCCGCCGGGCGCCGTGACCTACTGGGTGGGCGAGGCACAGCACGGCACCGACTACCAGGACCTGGCGGAGACACCCGAATCGGTGGCTTCCACGACGCACACGCTCGCCGTCAACGCGCACCACCTGGCCGGGCTGCTGCGCGCGCACCCCTACCCGGCGAGCTGAAACATGGGCGCGGGTCCGGAGCGCGACGCACCGTCGGCCCGCGACTCGGGCGCGCCCGTCGCTGTCGCGGCGCACCGCGTACGCGGTGCGCCGACGAGGTGGCGAACCCGGCGGGAGACCCGTCTCACCGCTTTCGAAGCCGTCAACGTGCCGGTTCGGCGCCGCGTGGGCCGAGCCGCCGGTTGCGCCCGCACGCCGTCCGGCCGCGGACGGCCCCCGGAGCCCCTCACCCTCGCGCCTGTCCGGCGGCCACACGCGCCCGTGCGTGGAGGTACTCCAGGGCGTCAAGGACCACCGTGCGGCGGTGCCAGTCGAGCCACTCCCCCGCCTGCGCGAGCAAGAGGTCCAGGGCCTTCCATTCGATGTCCGTCGGCTCGGCGCCCCCGGCGGCCCCGTACACGGTCAGGACGCCCGCGCCCTCGCCGCTCAGCGACGGCAAGGGCACGTACCAGGCCCGGTCGATACCGGCCGCGCCGAGCGCCCGCCGGGTCGCCTCGTCCAGCCGCTCATCGGCGAGCCCGTCCACGAGCGCGATACGGGCGCCCGCGCGCAGCGCGTCCGTCGCGGGTCCCCGGTCGGCGCCGTCCGGGGCACGCGTGAGGTGGTCGAGGAGCGCGTCCGGGATGCCCTGCTGGGCCTCGTACTGGAGGCCGATGAGCGGGTCCACCACGTGCAGCAGTCCGCTTTCGCCGTGGACGCAGCGCAGCCCCGCCTGGAGCACCGCCTCGGCGAAGGCGCTGCGCGGCACCCGGCTGCGGCGCAGCCCCGGGGCGAAGGCGAGCGGCGGCGCGGGAGCCCTGGTGCGGCCGGGAAACCACTGGGGGCTGTGCTCGGCGGGACGGGGCGCGCTCAGGAAGACGGAGGCGAGGGTGCGGAGTTTGACGTTGTGCCGCTGGGAGCTGACGCGCAGCAGGTCGAAGGCCGCGTCGGCGTCGGACAGTCCGTAGCGCTCCTGGAGGATGCCCTGCGTCTGGGCGATGAGCGGGCGGGTGCGCAGGTTCGCGCGCAGATCCCGCAGTTCGGCCGCCGCGCCCTGACCGGGCGGCCTCGCGCCGTCCTCGCCGGCCGCGCTCCAGGCGCCGGTGAGGACGAGCGGCTGGAGGCGTCCGGGGCCGTCGGACCGGCCGCCGTCGAGGACGAGGCGGACGAGCCACCGGGCGGCGGTGTCCGAGAGCTGGGCGTCGGGGCCGAGTTCGACCGCGATGTAGGGCCCGGCCGAGACGGCCCTGGCCTCTTCCAGACAGCGGGTGAACGCGGGCCACGCCTCCTCGTCCAGCTGTCCGGTGAGACGCACCGTCGTCACCTCGGCGGAGGGCCACGACCGGGCGGTGCGGGACAGCGTGAAGGGGCTGGGGGCCACGGATACATCTCCTGAGCAGCGTGAAGCGACAGGCCACGCTGCTGGACCCGTGGAACACCCTAGAGTATCGAGCGCCCGTCCGCGCGCCGGGCCCTGCCGTCTCTCCCGCTCACGGCGGCTCCGGGCGGTACGTCAGGTGCGGGAGGTCCAGGCGCCCTCCTGCGGAGGAGTGCCCGAGACGCCCTCGACGAGGCGCGTGCACAGGTCCCGCAGCTTGATGTTGCGGTTCTGCGAGGCCACGCGGAGGTAGGCGAACGCCTCTTCCGCGGTGCAGCGCTGCTGACCCATGATCACGCCCATGGCCTGGTCGATGACGGTGCGTGAGCGCAGTGCGGCCTGGAGGTCGGCGGCGAACCGCTGGGCGTCCGAGAGGCGTACCGCGAGCACGAGGCCGCCCGCGGCCTGTGCGGCGAGAAGTCTCAGCGCGTGGACGTCCTCCGCGGAGAAGGCGTCGGGGGCCGGGGCGTAGAGGTTGAGCGCCCCGGCCATGCCGTCCCGTTCGCGCAGCGGCAGCGAGAGCGAGGAGAGCGTGCCGTGCGCGGCGGCGAAGGGCGGGTAGTCTCCCCAGCGCTTCTCGGCGCGCATGTCGCTGACGTGCACTTCCTTGTCGTTCCGGAGGGCTTCCAGGCACGGGCCGTCGTCGATGTCGTACTGCTTGTCGTCGAGCGGAGGCGCGCTCGCGCCCGCGCTCGCGACGGTGAAGGGGCGTCCGTCCCGTTCCAGGGTGACGCCGCAGCCGTCCGCGCCGGGGGTGCGCCGCCGGGCCTCGGCGGCGACTTCGGCGAGGAAGGCGTCGAGGGTGTCGGTCTCCAGGAGGAGCGACTGCACGTCGAAGGGCACGTGCTCTGCCATGGGGCTCTCCCTCCCGCCGGGCTCCGGCGTGCCGCCGGGACCGGCCGGGTGCTGGGGTCCTGTCCCTCCACCCTCGCACGGTGCCCGGCGGCACGGGTACGGGAGGGGCGGGCCGACGGGCCTGCCGAGCGGCCCGACGCCTCGCGCGGCGGCCTGGTGCGCGCCGGTCGGCGCCCGTCCCTCCGGCGCCTCAGGCGGAACCGCTCCCGGTGAGCACCGCACGGGGTGGACGCGCCTCGACGCGGTGCTTGACCTGCGCGCACGCCTGGGTGATGAGCCGGGAGACGTGCATTTGCGAAAGCCCCAGTTCCGCGGCGATGGCGCGCTGGGTGCGCGCGTGGAAGAACCGCAGGTAGAGGATGTACCGCTCGCGTTCGGGCAGCTCGGCAAGAGCGGGCCGGACCGATTCCCGGTCGACGACGATCGCGTAGGCGGGATCGTCCGCGCCGAGCCGGTCGCGCAGCGGGTGCTCGCCCTCTGGCGTGGGAGTGCCGTCGAGGGAGACGGGCCGGTAGCTGTCGAGAGCTTCGAGTCCCCGGCGCACCTCCTCCTCGCCGAGCTTCGCGCTCTCCGCGAGTTCGGCCACGGAGGGTGTGCGGGGAGCGGTGCGCGGGGCGAGTTCCTGGAGTGCCGTACGGACGGCGTTCCGGAGTTCCTGCACGCGGCGCGGTACGTGTACGCCCCACGTGTTGTCACGGAAGTGCCGTTTGAGCTCGCCCCGGATGGTGGGCACCGCGTAGCTCTCGAAGGCGTCGGAGACCTCGGGGTCGAAGCGGTCGACGGCCTTGACTAGGCCGAGCGCGGCGACTTGGCACAGGTCCTCCAGGTTCTCGCCGCGTTCCCGGTAGCGGCCGGCGATGCGGTGCGCCATGGGGAGCCAGGTCTCGACGAGGCGCGAGCGCTGGCGCTCCCGCTCGGGACCGGGGGGAAGCTGTCGCAGAAGCGTGAAGCCGCACGTGCCGCCGGAGCCGCCATGGCGCTCCGTTTCCTGTGGGTGGGGAGTGGTCGTCGTCACCACGTCGCTCCTGTCAACGCTGGTCCAGGGGATGACGCTGCCCGGACGCGCGCAAGAGCCGTGGAATCCGCGTACACGCGACCAGGGGTCATCGCGTGCCTGATTCCTAAGCACCGCTGTCTCGTCTGTCCTCTCGATTCCCTCTCACACCGCATCTTGTGGGCTTCATTCCGCCGCCCTTTTCCGCCGCGTTGCGCGCCCCCCTCGCTCCGCGTCTCCGTCGCGGCGGCATCCCGCGCCGGTCGCCGCCCCGTCACCGCAGAAGCCGCGCCGCCACTTCGTCCCAGTCGATCCGCGCCGCCTCCGTACCCCACGGCACCAGTTCCCCGGTGTACGCGAGCCAGCGCCGCAGCACGTGCCGGTCGGTCGCGAAGGACGCCGAGGCACCGGGCGGCCCGAGCCGCACCACGACCGCTCCGTCCCGCCCCGGGCCCGGCACGGGCGCGACGCGTACGTCGCCGAGCCCGGAGCGGGTGCGCGTCCCGGCCAGCAGCAGATCGCGCGAGAGCACCCAGCGCACCCCGCGGTCCCGCGCCGGGCGCAGGTCGAGCGCCACCTCGTACGGCCGTCTCGTGTCGTACGAGAGCCGCGCGGCCACCGGCACCTGCACCCCGCTCGCCCGGATCTGCCGGAAAACCGTCTCGCACACGCTCGTCCCTTCCTCGCCGGCGCCCGGCGTCCCGTACGAGGCCGCCCCGCCCCTTCGTTCCGTCATGTCCGCTCCCTCTCCGGCCGGGGCCGTCCCGCTGTCGTCACGTGCCCCGGGTGGGTTCCCCCGCTGCGCGGCTGAAACGTGCCGGTTCCGGAACCTGCGTCCCCCGCAGTGAGACGGCGTCACCCACCGGGCCCACGCGCCGGACTCCTCGCGCGGTGCGGCGGACGTTCGCGACGGCGCGGTCCATCGGTGCGACGCGCCGCTCGTCGCGGGCTCCCCGGTCACCGACGCGCTGCTGGTGCGGGACGCCAAGACGGGGACCCCAGGGCGCGGACACCGAGCCGGCTCGCACTCCCGCTCAGCGAGGCATACCGGCAGGGCGATCGGCGACCGGGCCCACGCCCAGACCGACCTCACGGCCGCCGGGGTGCCACGGACAACGCCCTGCGCGGTACTCGGCGACTCCGGGCACGGAAGCTGTCGAGCAGCTCACCACGCCCCGCGCACCCACCGCGTCCGGAACCCTTCCCGGCCGCTTCCTGACCGCTCGTCGGTGAATCCCGAGAGGGCAGGCGCTGTGTGCGGGCCCGCCGTTCACCAGGGGCGGATGGGGACCGTCCCGGTGCGGCGTCCCGCCTCGTCGAGGAGGTGGCCCATGCGCTTGGCGGTCCGCAGGCCCACGAGGCGGTCCGTGACGGTGAGGCCCGGCAGGCGGGCGGCGAGGTGCGCCTCCCTGCGCTGGATCTCCCCCACGTCCCCCAGCCACAGGGTCGCCAGTACGTTGTCCGGCCCGGTGACGGCCGCGGCGAGCCGGCACTCGGGGAGCGCGGCGAGCACGCCCTCCACCCCGCCGATGTCGCGGGCCGCGACCCGGCCCAGAAAGGTGACGGGGACGGGGCCGCCCATGAGCCCGGCCGCCATGTCGCAGCGGAAGGCGAGGAGTCCCGAGGCGGTGAGCCGGCGCACGCGCCGCCGCGCCGTCGCCGGACTCGCTCCGCACCTCTCCGCGAGTGCGGTCCAGCTCAGTCTGCCGTCCCGGACGAGGGCCTCGATGAGCCGCCGGTCGAGTGCGTCCGGCTCGGAGAGGGGCGCGTCGGCGCTCTCCCGGGCTCCGGCGGCGCCGAGCCGCGCGAGCTGGGCCGGGTCCAGCGAACGCAGGCGCCAGCGGGTGCCCTCCATGTGCAACGAGGTCGCGATGCGGCAGTCCACGGCCGTGACCCCGGGCACCGTGTCGAGCCGTTCGGTCAACAGGCGGGCCAGAGTGGCGAAATCCGGTGTGAGGACATCCAGGAGGAGCCCCGCGCGGGCGGAGGCGGTCAGCTCGACGGTCGCGACCTCCTCGTAGCGGCACACCTCGGCCGCGACGCGGGCGCGCGAGCCCGGTGCGCAGCTCAGCAGGACGAAGGCGCTGCACCGGGTACGCGAGTAGCCGGGCCCCGGCACGGCGTGCACCCACGCGTCGCCGCCGCGCCGCAGGTGCTCCCAGCGCTGGGCGAGGGTGGCCGCCGTGGTACCGAGCGGGCCGGCCAGTTCGCTCCACGTGGCCCGGGGGCGGACCTGGAGCGCGTGCACGAGGGAGAGGTCCAGCTCGCTCGCCGTGACGGTTTCGGTCTTCATCCACGCCTCGCCTGCTCGATTTCGCCGTTCTGGGCGCCTCATCCGGTGCGGGCCCGCACCCTGGCCGCCGCGACGGTATCCGGCCACGACCGGGCCGCGCGACCCTGCCCGTCCCGCCGGGCCGGGGCCCGCCCCCTGGCGCGTGGTCCCGCACGCGCGGCGGACGAACGAATGAGGTGTGGGAACGGTGCGCGAGGAAGCACGTACGCACGAGAACACCGGACACGCTCCCCCGGAGCGCACCGTCGCCGTCGCGGGACCCGCGTCCGCCGCCCGCGCCTTCACCGGGCGGCTGCCGGACGGGGCGCTGCTGCCGGTCATGGCCGTCGTCGTCGTGTGCAGCGGTGTCACGCAGGGGTACCTCACTCCGCTGCTCCCGGGAGTCGGCCGGCACGTCGGCGTCGGCGGTGTCGGGCAGAACAACCTCTACCTGCTCTCGCAGGTGTCCTTCGCGGTGCTGACGCCGCTCCTGTCCCGCCTCGGCGACCTCTTCGGCCACCGGCGGCTGCTGCGGCTCTCGGTCGCCGCGGTAGCCCTCGGCTCCCTGCTCATGGCGCTGCGACCCTCGGTCGCCACGCTCTCGGCGGGCATGGTGCTCCAGTCCTCGGTCGTCGGCTTCTTCCCGCTGCTCGCGGGCATTCTGCGCACCCGGGCTCCCGAACGCGGCCGGACAGGGATGTCGGTGCTGGTCGGGGCGCTGCTGCTGTCCATCGGCATCGGCGGGCTGATCGCGGGGACGCTGAGCGACCACCACGCCGTCGAGGGGCTGTGGACGGCAGTGCCGGTCGCGCTGCTCGCGGTGCTCGCCACGCTGCTGCTGCCCGAGGGGCGAGCGGCGCGCGCGGGCCGCTTCCACTACGGGGCGGCGCTGTTGCTCGGTCTCGGCCTCGTGGGACTCGTGCTGGTACTCGCGCAGGGCGCGGCCTGGGGGTGGGCATCGGGGCGGAGCCTCGGCTGCGGGCTCGCCGGGGTCGTGCTGCTCGTGTGCTGGGTGCTGGTGGAGCGGCGCGCGACGCACCCGCTCGTGCAGGTGCGGCTGCTCGGTGACCCGCGTCTCGCCGTCGTCAACGCGCACACCTTCTGTCTCGCCTTCGGCGCGATCGGTTTCCTCGGTGCCAACGCCGTCTTCCTCGGCACCGACGCGCGCGAGGCGGGGTACGGGCCGGGGCTCGGCTCCCAGGCGATCTCGCTCGTCTCGCTCGGCATGGTCGCCGCGGGCTGCGCCGCCTCGACGGCGACGCCGTACCTCGCGCGGCGCACCGGTGACCGCGCGATGCTCCTGACGGGCGGGATCGGCGCGGCGCTCGGCTTCCTGCTGCTGGTCGTGCTCCACGGCTCGCTCGGGCAGTACCTGCTCGGCGCGCTGGTGGTGGGCTGCGCGACGGGTGTCTTCGAGGCGGTCACCCGCTCCCTCGCGACCGAGGCCGTACCGGGCGAGGAGACGGCGGTCTCGGTGGGGGTCAACGAGCTGTCCCTGTCGCTGGGGGCGGCGATCGGCGCGGCCGTGATCGGGGCGCTCTTCGCGGCCCATCCGGGCCGGGGCGGCCACCCGGCGCAGGCCGGATTCGTCTGGGCGTGGGGCGTGTGCGCCGCCGTGGCACTCCTCGGAGCGCTCACGGCCCTCGTGCCCAGCGCCTTCCGGGAGCGCCCGGCGACGGTGCCGCCCGCGCGGGGGTGATCGGGGCGGGGGTGCGGGGGCGGGAAGGCCCTCCCTTCGAACGGGGAGGGCGGGACGGCCCTCGCTTCCCCTCCGAACGGGCGCGGGTCAAACGGCAGTACGAGAACGGAGCAGGACGATGGACGACGAGCGGACGACACGGATGCCCGAGGACGAGGGATGGCGGTCCGCCGCGCTCGCGGCGGTGGACGCCTGGGGCGGGCGCCTGCGGGAGCTGAGCCACAGCCTCCACGCAGAGCCGGAGACGGCGTTCGCCGAGCACCGCTCGGCGGCGAAGATCACGGCGCTGCTCGCGGAGGCGGGGTTCACGGTGGAACGGGGCGTGGCGGGGATGGAGACGGCGTTCGTGGCACGGTACGGGACGGGCGGGCTCCGCCTCGCGCTGTGCGCCGAGTACGACGCGCTCCCCGGTCTCGGGCACGCCTGCGGGCACAACGTCAACGGCGCGGCCTCCGTCGGCGCCGGGCTCGGGCTCGCCGCCGTCGCCGCGGCGCTGGACCTGACGGTGGAGGTGGTCGGCACCCCGGC comes from Streptomyces sp. Tu6071 and encodes:
- a CDS encoding PadR family transcriptional regulator → MSAIRLLVLGAVRRHGRAHGYQVRNDLEYWGAHEWSSAKPGSIYHALKQLGRQGLLHAHEIAPSTAGGPPRTEYEMTATGTEEYFRLLRASLTAYDQKPDVLAAALGFLVDLERAEALELLRERARAIREWRRTVTEYYAPQDGPGQFGHIGELMNLWVHSADAGAAWTDGLIRRLEGGAYTFADEGDPFAGVHAVLADGEPNPYATGERHPRDER
- a CDS encoding STAS domain-containing protein, coding for MPADTAPTTDAVLVVPFDGLVDLDNEEEAETALFTALDRAAARLVVVHVRSRIVTPDALRLLLRARTRTGERGTVLCVAAPYPVARRVLHLSGLARRLRLAATVPGAVRRASGGGACAHLATVPGQRATGRTNVASRRGARRLPRPYLP
- a CDS encoding flavodoxin family protein, with the translated sequence MRALGLVCTLNPSPKRSSSHLLAEQVMAELDRLGVETEVVRVADHDVRPGVGLDMGEGDAWPTLREKVLGADILLLATPIWLGHPSSLCQRVLERLDAELSESDEEGRLLTYGKVGLVAVVGNEDGAHKVSADLFQALDDVGFSLPPGAVTYWVGEAQHGTDYQDLAETPESVASTTHTLAVNAHHLAGLLRAHPYPAS
- a CDS encoding ANTAR domain-containing protein, with protein sequence MAPSPFTLSRTARSWPSAEVTTVRLTGQLDEEAWPAFTRCLEEARAVSAGPYIAVELGPDAQLSDTAARWLVRLVLDGGRSDGPGRLQPLVLTGAWSAAGEDGARPPGQGAAAELRDLRANLRTRPLIAQTQGILQERYGLSDADAAFDLLRVSSQRHNVKLRTLASVFLSAPRPAEHSPQWFPGRTRAPAPPLAFAPGLRRSRVPRSAFAEAVLQAGLRCVHGESGLLHVVDPLIGLQYEAQQGIPDALLDHLTRAPDGADRGPATDALRAGARIALVDGLADERLDEATRRALGAAGIDRAWYVPLPSLSGEGAGVLTVYGAAGGAEPTDIEWKALDLLLAQAGEWLDWHRRTVVLDALEYLHARARVAAGQARG
- a CDS encoding GAF and ANTAR domain-containing protein, which translates into the protein MAEHVPFDVQSLLLETDTLDAFLAEVAAEARRRTPGADGCGVTLERDGRPFTVASAGASAPPLDDKQYDIDDGPCLEALRNDKEVHVSDMRAEKRWGDYPPFAAAHGTLSSLSLPLRERDGMAGALNLYAPAPDAFSAEDVHALRLLAAQAAGGLVLAVRLSDAQRFAADLQAALRSRTVIDQAMGVIMGQQRCTAEEAFAYLRVASQNRNIKLRDLCTRLVEGVSGTPPQEGAWTSRT
- a CDS encoding SigB/SigF/SigG family RNA polymerase sigma factor — protein: MVTTTTPHPQETERHGGSGGTCGFTLLRQLPPGPERERQRSRLVETWLPMAHRIAGRYRERGENLEDLCQVAALGLVKAVDRFDPEVSDAFESYAVPTIRGELKRHFRDNTWGVHVPRRVQELRNAVRTALQELAPRTAPRTPSVAELAESAKLGEEEVRRGLEALDSYRPVSLDGTPTPEGEHPLRDRLGADDPAYAIVVDRESVRPALAELPERERYILYLRFFHARTQRAIAAELGLSQMHVSRLITQACAQVKHRVEARPPRAVLTGSGSA
- a CDS encoding SsgA family sporulation/cell division regulator yields the protein MTERRGGAASYGTPGAGEEGTSVCETVFRQIRASGVQVPVAARLSYDTRRPYEVALDLRPARDRGVRWVLSRDLLLAGTRTRSGLGDVRVAPVPGPGRDGAVVVRLGPPGASASFATDRHVLRRWLAYTGELVPWGTEAARIDWDEVAARLLR
- a CDS encoding Lrp/AsnC family transcriptional regulator encodes the protein MKTETVTASELDLSLVHALQVRPRATWSELAGPLGTTAATLAQRWEHLRRGGDAWVHAVPGPGYSRTRCSAFVLLSCAPGSRARVAAEVCRYEEVATVELTASARAGLLLDVLTPDFATLARLLTERLDTVPGVTAVDCRIATSLHMEGTRWRLRSLDPAQLARLGAAGARESADAPLSEPDALDRRLIEALVRDGRLSWTALAERCGASPATARRRVRRLTASGLLAFRCDMAAGLMGGPVPVTFLGRVAARDIGGVEGVLAALPECRLAAAVTGPDNVLATLWLGDVGEIQRREAHLAARLPGLTVTDRLVGLRTAKRMGHLLDEAGRRTGTVPIRPW
- a CDS encoding MFS transporter, which codes for MREEARTHENTGHAPPERTVAVAGPASAARAFTGRLPDGALLPVMAVVVVCSGVTQGYLTPLLPGVGRHVGVGGVGQNNLYLLSQVSFAVLTPLLSRLGDLFGHRRLLRLSVAAVALGSLLMALRPSVATLSAGMVLQSSVVGFFPLLAGILRTRAPERGRTGMSVLVGALLLSIGIGGLIAGTLSDHHAVEGLWTAVPVALLAVLATLLLPEGRAARAGRFHYGAALLLGLGLVGLVLVLAQGAAWGWASGRSLGCGLAGVVLLVCWVLVERRATHPLVQVRLLGDPRLAVVNAHTFCLAFGAIGFLGANAVFLGTDAREAGYGPGLGSQAISLVSLGMVAAGCAASTATPYLARRTGDRAMLLTGGIGAALGFLLLVVLHGSLGQYLLGALVVGCATGVFEAVTRSLATEAVPGEETAVSVGVNELSLSLGAAIGAAVIGALFAAHPGRGGHPAQAGFVWAWGVCAAVALLGALTALVPSAFRERPATVPPARG